The Pirellulales bacterium region TTTCAGTCATTTGACCTCGGCGCACAAATCCAGAATTAGTAACCTTTCCCGGCGCGAGTGCAGCCCCAAACTTATCTTTTAGCTGCACGAGCGGAACTCATCACAAATCATATCCAAAATCGCTTAGTGGTCTGATACCGACACTCCGCCAATGGCGCCCTTTGCGCCTATCGATGGCGTGTTGACGAACCACCAATTTGATCCGACAGACACCACGCACCCAAACACTGCAACAGTTCAACCCACCGCAAGGGATTGCGGCGCATGCAAATTCAGGAAGGAACCGTGCGATGCGTAGGTTTTTATTCGCAACTGTAGCCGGGCTGGCCATCAGCAGCGCTACCGGCTGCCTCATTCCGATGTATTCGGCCGATCCGTCGCGCCGGGCGGGCCAACTGCTCAACACGTCGGAAGATTTGCGGCAGGCGCTCGACGAATGGGAACAAATCTGGTTCCTCGATCAGCCGTCCCACATGACTCCCTGGCGAACCCACGGCGGCATTTTGTAATGGCTCGGTTTGCGGTTCCTATCGCCTTGGCCTTTGCCCGGCACATTTCTAAAACGCATTTCTCGCCGCTTGGCAACACTGCCGTGCGGCGTTTTTTTTTGCGCCCAATTGCGGTAAGCTGCTAGTCCGCAAGCAAAAGTTTTTTGACGCCATTATCTCCTATTCCTGATTCCTGAACCACGAACCCTGCTCGCTCTCGATGTCCGCACCTGCGCCATCCGTCGATCTTTCCGTTCGCTTGGGACGTCTGGCGCTTCCCAACCCCATTCTCACGGCGTCGGGCACTTTCGGTTACGCTCGCGAAATGGCCGGATTGGTCGACTTAAAGCGGCTCGGCGGAATCATCCCCAAAACCATTACTCGGCTCCCTCGGCCCGGCAACGCTCCTTGGCGAACGCTTGAAACCCCCGCCGGCATGCTCAATTCCATCGGGCTAGATAACGACGGCCAGGAAGCGTTCATCGAACATCATCTGCCGTATTTGGCAACCGTCGGCGCGCCGATCATCGTCAGCATTGCCGGCCGCACGCTGGACGAATTCGTCGAAATGGCCCGCCGCCTGGACGGCTTGGCCGGAATCGCGGCCTTGGAGTTAAACATCTCCTGCCCCAACGTCAGCCACGGCGTCGATTTGGGCGTCGATCCGCAAATGTGCCGCCGCGTGGTGGCCGGCTGTCGGGCAGCCTGCGGCTTTCCCATCGTCGCCAAACTTACGCCCAACGTGACCGACATTACCGCCATTGGCCGCGCCGCTGCCGATGGCGGGGCCGACGCCATTTCGGCCATTAACACCGTTTTGGGCATGGCTGTCGATTGGCGGCGTCGCCGCCCGATGCTCGGCAACGTAATGGGGGGCCTCAGTGGACCCGCCATCAAGCCGCTGGCATTGCGCTGCGTGTACCAAATTTCCAAGGCCGTACGCACGCCGATCATTGGCATTGGCGGCATCGCGACGATCGACGACGTCATGGAGTTTCTTATCGCCGGAGCAACTGCAGTGCAAATTGGCACGGCAAACTTCTATAATCCCACCGTAACCATGCAACTGCTCAATGCCCTGCCGGCCGCTCTGAACCAATTGGACGCAAAATCGATCACTGATATCGTCGGCACATTGCAAACTGAATCCCGACCACCGACCACGGCTCGACAGAGCTCGCCGAAGTCTGACCACTGACTACCGACCACTAACAACATGCGCGTTCTTTCCGGCATACAACCGACGGGCCGATTCCACTGGGGCAACTACTTCGGCGCCATCCGGCAATACATCGATCTGCAACATGAGGATGCCGCCTATTACTTCATCGCCAATTTGCACGCGCTCACCACCGTGCGCGAACCAGCCCAATTGCTTCAGTTAACTTTGGATGCCGCCATCGATTTGCTCGCACTGGGCCTCAATCCCGAAAAGGCCGTTTTGTTTGTGCAGTCCGATGTGCCCGAAGTCAGCCAGCTCACCTGGCTCCTGATGACCGGCACGCCGATGGGCCTGTTGGAACGTTGCCATGCGTACAAAGACAAAATCTCCAAGGGGCTCTCGGCCGATGCCGGGCTGTTCACGTATCCGGTCCTCATGGCCGCCGACATTTTGTCGTACGATTCCGACATCGTGCCCGTCGGCGCCGATCAAGTTCAACACATCGAAGTCTGCCGCGACATCGCCGCCAGCTTCAACCATCATTTCGGCCAAACTTTCGTCATGCCCAAGGCCAAGGTGCTGGACCATTCCGCCAAAGTGCCAGGCCTTGATGGCGAAAAAATGTCGAAAAGCTACAACAACACGCTGGAACTTTTCGAAGACGCCAAGGCTCAGCGAAAAAAAATCATGCGCATCGTCACCGACTCGCGCCCTATGGAGCAGCCCAA contains the following coding sequences:
- a CDS encoding dihydroorotate dehydrogenase, whose protein sequence is MSAPAPSVDLSVRLGRLALPNPILTASGTFGYAREMAGLVDLKRLGGIIPKTITRLPRPGNAPWRTLETPAGMLNSIGLDNDGQEAFIEHHLPYLATVGAPIIVSIAGRTLDEFVEMARRLDGLAGIAALELNISCPNVSHGVDLGVDPQMCRRVVAGCRAACGFPIVAKLTPNVTDITAIGRAAADGGADAISAINTVLGMAVDWRRRRPMLGNVMGGLSGPAIKPLALRCVYQISKAVRTPIIGIGGIATIDDVMEFLIAGATAVQIGTANFYNPTVTMQLLNALPAALNQLDAKSITDIVGTLQTESRPPTTARQSSPKSDH
- the trpS gene encoding tryptophan--tRNA ligase → MRVLSGIQPTGRFHWGNYFGAIRQYIDLQHEDAAYYFIANLHALTTVREPAQLLQLTLDAAIDLLALGLNPEKAVLFVQSDVPEVSQLTWLLMTGTPMGLLERCHAYKDKISKGLSADAGLFTYPVLMAADILSYDSDIVPVGADQVQHIEVCRDIAASFNHHFGQTFVMPKAKVLDHSAKVPGLDGEKMSKSYNNTLELFEDAKAQRKKIMRIVTDSRPMEQPKDPDSDHLFQLFSLVATPSERDEMAALYRRGGFGYGEVKKALADAAEKYFAEPRAKRADLAAHPQRIREILADGANRARKKAAEVLARAEKACGVKG